From a region of the Danio aesculapii chromosome 4, fDanAes4.1, whole genome shotgun sequence genome:
- the LOC130223559 gene encoding sialic acid-binding Ig-like lectin 14: MMEISVTFLLAGCLIQGVLCGFSISLPERVEALEGSCVYIPCTFEIEEKYKDNLTDTAKRLWYKDGKPAVVVFDSNSPDSGLLKGEIFGKPTEKNCSTRFDNLKPTDNGSYFFRLEGSGGLKYSYTKEKHNHVEIVVRASPPNPTVLLFQDQQEVMEVMEGKSVTLSCFKIFCPSLPSSITWSSSPEHLINANITEHQHQNQTHHYSDLMFTVTQHHHRAEFTCTATQQQITTHSTRQLHVQYAPKSVSAHVSPAGVIMEGHSVTLSCSSEANPAVNYSWYRHTEGDLKLLQTGPNLIINNINQSHSGRYYCRAENQHGTQNTSVLLDVQCEY, from the exons AAGCTCTAGAAGGATCCTGTGTTTATATACCCTGCACATTCGAGATTGAGGAAAAATATAAAGATAACCTCACTGATACTGCAAAGAGATTATGGTATAAAGATGGAAAACCTGCAGTTGTAGTGTTTGACTCCAACAGCCCCGACAGTGGACTCTTAAAAGGAGAAATATTTGGCAAACCTACAGAGAAAAACTGCAGCACTCGCTTCGACAATCTCAAACCAACAGACAATGGCTCATATTTCTTCAGATTAGAAGGCAGCGGTGGACTGAAATATAGCTACACAAAAGAGAAACACAACCATGTTGAAATTGTGGTCAGAG CGTCTCCACCCAATCCCACAGTGCTTCTGTTTCAGGATCAGCAGGAGGTGATGGAGGTGATGGAGGGAAAATCAGTGACTCTGAGCTGCTTTAAGATCTTCTGTCCGTCTCTTCCATCATCTATAACATGGAGCTCCAGTCCTGAACACCTCATCAATGCAAACATCACAGAACATCAGCATCAAAACCAAACACATCATTACTCTGATCTGATGTTCACTGTAACTCAACATCATCACAGAGCTGAATTCACCTGCACTGCAACACAGCAGCAGATCACAACACACAGCACCCGACAGCTACATGTTCAGT ATGCTCCTAAAAGTGTATCTGCTCATGTAAGTCCAGCTGGTGTTATTATGGAGGGTCATTCAgtgactctgagctgcagcagtgaAGCAAACCCAGCAGTGAACTACAGCTGGTACAGACACactgaaggagacctgaaactaCTGCAGACCGGACCAAACCTGATCATCAACAACATCAACCAGTCTCACAGTGGACGATACTACTGTAGAGCTGAAAACCAACACGGGACTCAGAACACATCAGTGCTGCTGGACGTCCAGTGTGAGTATTAA